From Macrobrachium nipponense isolate FS-2020 chromosome 48, ASM1510439v2, whole genome shotgun sequence, a single genomic window includes:
- the LOC135205138 gene encoding uncharacterized protein LOC135205138, with amino-acid sequence MPLYTFMVEDGYGCSIPVGHFFVANENMETIAAGFESLKKSVGVKILSQNQVFLVDKGLTEIGLVRKYFPESAIHLCLFHVFKTFRSETTKILGKNRNKITELVEKIAYCSTEETYEELYAQLLEKTTSQFGEYFKKNWHECRDMWVSAWRKKTVTFGNRTTNRLESFHHKLKEVIKSMQSVAECVRGLVRFSNRKEFEIEHRRFLSKSTVAYCASANHEESKRIYATCTPFAAGLVNESLTQMKKICGQYSCQARTDDGSFLIQHSSGHQYTVNSLMNLCTCTFATTMLLPCKHVFLTREQNCVDVFDESLIPERWRTTYQLLSLSEHLPKPTAVLTKTKQRNILSRCEKYNKVFGLLKDVASVVAEHGQAKFNGYITEIKLLKDLISSGKTVKVVEVVHVVLV; translated from the coding sequence ATGCCGCTTTACACATTCATGGTTGAGGATGGCTACGGTTGCAGCATTCCTGTAGGTCAtttctttgttgcaaatgaaaaCATGGAGACGATTGCAGCAGGATTTGAATCATTGAAGAAATCGGTTGGTGTAAAAATACTGAGTCAGAATCAAGTGTTCTTGGTAGACAAGGGCTTGACGGAAATAGGTTTGGTTAGAAAGTACTTCCCAGAGTCAGCGATTCATTTATGCCTATTTCATGTGTTTAAAACATTTAGAAGCGAAACAACCAAGATCTTAGGaaagaacagaaataaaataacagaacTAGTTGAAAAGATAGCGTACTGTTCAACGGAAGAAACCTATGAGGAATTATACGCTCAGCTGCTTGAAAAGACTACTTCCCAGTTTGGGGAGTACTTCAAAAAAAACTGGCATGAATGTAGGGACATGTGGGTGTCAGCTTGGCGAAAGAAGACCGTGACATTTGGTAACCGCACCACCAATAGGTTAGAATCATTCCACCACAAGTTGAAAGAAGTGATAAAATCTATGCAGTCTGTAGCAGAATGTGTTCGTGGCCTTGTGCGGTTCAGTAACAGGAAAGAGTTTGAAATTGAACATCGTCGATTTCTGTCCAAATCCACAGTTGCCTACTGTGCCTCTGCTAACCATGAAGAATCAAAGCGCATATATGCAACATGTACACCATTTGCAGCTGGACTTGTGAACGAATCGCTGACACAAATGAAGAAAATCTGTGGTCAATACTCTTGTCAGGCTAGAACCGATGATGGTAGCTTCCTTATTCAGCATAGCAGTGGGCATCAATACACAGTTAATTCGCTGATGAATTTATGCACATGTACGTTTGCAACAACCATGCTATTACCTTGTAAGCATGTGTTTCTAACAAGAGAACAGAACTGTGTTGATGTATTTGACGAATCCCTTATACCAGAGAGGTGGAGAACAACCTATCAGCTGCTGTCTCTATCTGAACATCTTCCAAAGCCAACAGCTGTGCtgacaaaaacaaagcaaagaaacATATTAAGTCGATGTGAAAAGTATAACAAGGTATTTggtcttctcaaggatgtagcgAGTGTAGTTGCAGAACACGGTCAAGCCAAGTTCAATGGATACATCACTGAAATCAAACTTCTTAAGGATTTGATTAGCAGTGGTAAAACTGTTAAAGTCGTGGAAGTCGTACATGTCGTACTTGTGTGA